The Aerococcaceae bacterium DSM 111021 genome includes a region encoding these proteins:
- a CDS encoding LysM peptidoglycan-binding domain-containing protein has protein sequence MRKAKLLMVPLAMLTLAGAMNTSIGTVMAQADEDYSTGTVITHTVRPGEYLNKIANDYGVTANELRLWNHLTSDLLQIGQQLKIIPYTETPPPSGTVHTVKAGDTLWRIASIYGVTVNQLKQWNNLTSDFLYIGMQLHVTVQDTTPPPSNGITYTVRSGDTLWSIANRYGVSVNQLKDWNNLTSDFLSIGMQLNIRGGDNPPPSQGTVHHVQPGDTLWNIAYRYGRSVNQLKAWNNLTSDYIYIGTYLRVSQP, from the coding sequence ATGAGAAAAGCAAAATTATTAATGGTTCCACTAGCAATGTTGACACTTGCTGGTGCAATGAACACAAGTATTGGAACCGTTATGGCACAGGCAGACGAAGATTACAGCACAGGAACCGTTATTACTCATACGGTGAGACCAGGTGAATATCTAAATAAGATTGCGAACGACTACGGTGTGACGGCTAATGAATTAAGACTATGGAACCACTTAACAAGTGACCTCTTACAAATTGGTCAACAGTTGAAGATTATACCTTATACTGAAACACCACCTCCATCAGGAACAGTTCATACAGTCAAAGCTGGGGATACATTATGGCGAATCGCTAGTATTTACGGTGTAACAGTGAATCAATTGAAACAGTGGAACAATTTAACTTCTGATTTCCTATACATCGGAATGCAACTTCACGTAACAGTTCAAGATACGACACCACCACCATCTAACGGTATAACATATACAGTAAGATCTGGTGATACACTATGGAGTATCGCGAATCGTTATGGCGTTTCAGTGAATCAATTGAAAGATTGGAACAATTTGACAAGTGACTTCTTATCAATTGGCATGCAATTAAACATTAGAGGTGGAGATAACCCGCCACCATCACAAGGAACAGTTCACCATGTTCAACCAGGTGATACATTATGGAATATCGCTTACCGATATGGTCGATCAGTAAATCAATTAAAGGCATGGAACAATTTAACATCTGATTACATCTATATCGGCACATACTTAAGAGTCTCACAACCATAA
- a CDS encoding alcohol acetyltransferase, giving the protein MSNRDSKVFRISAEVTDTVDPDLLQQALNKVFEENLLYHSVLRRGFFWYYLEESDLKPKVEADTNTPCRPLYFFDRRNLLFRVMYWKKRVSLEVFHVLSDGTGAMWFFQDLLTEYISLKHPELKDEDVDVSTYIHDQSSEDSFERHFRRKDQLNFSKAAQSALRGVTMVGAKAKNFLFPAVERDIKPSSKVYRYKGTYTSDYRPRIIELDMPVKDILKKSKSMNVSLTIYLTAVFMESIRKAATDFQGNETMAVSVPVNLRQFFPSTSARNFFAVTRLEYTYKENGDNSLEAICEELKAQLDPQLEKDRLEGWLSQLIHYEYHPISRIILRPIKDLGLKFVNFLNNRKLTFAISNLGLVSFPDLVDPMIHQVYFHTIAVRPQFCAISHNDILTMSFTSPFIEMDIYRHYVRHLNDQGIPVTMTVNKVTKEELGGHHDA; this is encoded by the coding sequence ATGTCTAACCGCGACAGCAAAGTATTCAGAATTAGTGCTGAAGTAACAGATACAGTCGATCCTGACTTATTGCAACAAGCCTTAAATAAAGTATTTGAAGAGAATTTACTTTATCACAGTGTGTTGCGTCGTGGCTTCTTCTGGTATTACTTAGAAGAAAGTGACTTAAAGCCTAAAGTTGAGGCGGATACTAATACGCCGTGTCGTCCTTTATATTTCTTCGATCGCAGGAATTTATTGTTTCGTGTAATGTATTGGAAGAAGCGGGTTAGCCTGGAAGTATTCCATGTATTATCCGATGGAACAGGCGCAATGTGGTTCTTTCAAGACTTATTAACTGAATATATTAGTTTGAAGCATCCTGAATTAAAGGATGAGGATGTAGATGTCTCAACTTATATACATGACCAATCGAGCGAAGACAGTTTTGAACGGCACTTTAGACGGAAAGACCAACTTAACTTCTCGAAAGCCGCTCAATCTGCTCTACGTGGGGTCACAATGGTTGGTGCGAAAGCTAAGAACTTCTTGTTTCCAGCCGTTGAACGAGATATAAAACCTAGTAGCAAGGTCTACCGATATAAAGGAACGTATACGTCAGATTATCGCCCTCGAATTATCGAATTAGATATGCCAGTTAAAGACATTTTAAAGAAGTCTAAATCAATGAACGTCTCTTTGACTATTTACCTTACAGCTGTCTTTATGGAATCTATTCGTAAAGCGGCTACGGATTTTCAAGGGAATGAGACAATGGCTGTATCCGTACCCGTTAATTTACGCCAATTCTTTCCTTCAACGTCCGCGCGTAATTTCTTTGCGGTGACACGGTTAGAATATACTTACAAAGAGAATGGGGATAATTCTTTAGAAGCGATTTGTGAAGAATTAAAGGCTCAACTCGATCCCCAATTAGAAAAGGATAGACTTGAAGGTTGGCTAAGCCAGCTGATTCATTATGAGTATCACCCTATCAGTCGAATTATTTTACGACCCATCAAAGATTTAGGTTTAAAATTTGTTAATTTCTTAAATAATCGAAAACTCACGTTCGCGATATCCAATCTCGGGTTAGTTAGTTTTCCTGATTTGGTTGATCCGATGATTCATCAAGTATACTTTCATACTATTGCGGTGCGCCCTCAATTTTGTGCTATTAGTCATAATGATATACTCACGATGTCGTTTACGTCTCCTTTTATTGAGATGGACATCTATCGCCATTATGTTAGACACTTGAATGACCAAGGTATTCCCGTGACTATGACTGTTAATAAAGTCACTAAGGAAGAATTAGGAGGTCATCATGATGCGTAA
- a CDS encoding alpha/beta hydrolase, with amino-acid sequence MNTLKRFALKLLSSPSINMQDSYIFVRQLQKVFVSPSKTRFHYLDRKIYSADQSHEIPIRIFRPKKQTSNDLLLFFHGGGWVLGNIDTYTKDCRRMADETGRIVLSVDYLKAPEHPYPAGFDDCYHVAQLLLSRPDLTGIKGARNIIIVGNSAGGNLAAAVSLRLRNEGKPLPYKQILINPVTYWRHDDESPFDSVEENGYDYGLTAKKMQEYMEMYEPNIDERQAKYIAPLMAEDFSNQPDTLIISSEFDPLRDEGEVYGYMLLEAGNKVDIMRAKDTVHNFLFAPLNEDIIDTTYLLIKDYLENRLRGSDIRGESER; translated from the coding sequence ATGAATACACTTAAACGCTTTGCCTTAAAATTATTATCGTCTCCTTCTATTAATATGCAGGATTCTTACATATTTGTGCGTCAACTACAGAAAGTATTTGTCTCGCCTTCTAAGACACGATTCCATTACTTAGACCGTAAGATCTATTCCGCAGACCAGTCGCATGAGATCCCAATTCGAATCTTCCGTCCTAAGAAACAAACGAGCAATGATTTGTTATTGTTTTTCCACGGCGGTGGATGGGTCTTAGGTAATATTGATACGTATACTAAGGACTGTCGCCGGATGGCAGATGAGACGGGGCGCATTGTGTTATCGGTTGATTACTTAAAAGCACCTGAGCATCCCTACCCTGCTGGGTTTGATGATTGTTATCATGTAGCTCAGCTATTATTATCACGCCCTGATTTAACTGGTATTAAGGGTGCCCGAAATATTATTATCGTTGGGAATTCAGCCGGTGGTAATCTAGCTGCTGCTGTTTCTTTGCGCCTACGCAACGAAGGCAAGCCATTACCTTATAAACAAATATTGATTAACCCTGTCACGTATTGGCGTCATGATGATGAATCACCTTTTGATAGTGTTGAGGAGAATGGATATGACTACGGGCTGACTGCTAAGAAGATGCAGGAATATATGGAGATGTATGAACCCAATATAGATGAGAGACAAGCCAAATACATCGCCCCGTTAATGGCCGAGGATTTCTCAAATCAACCTGACACATTAATTATATCTTCTGAGTTTGATCCTTTACGTGATGAAGGTGAAGTCTATGGGTATATGCTACTTGAAGCAGGCAACAAGGTAGATATTATGCGGGCTAAAGATACTGTGCACAACTTTCTTTTCGCTCCATTGAATGAAGATATTATTGATACAACGTACTTATTAATCAAAGATTATCTAGAGAATCGCTTGAGAGGAAGTGACATACGTGGAGAATCAGAACGTTAA
- a CDS encoding peptidoglycan-binding protein produces MKKKLLLPLVLLSASSIALAFSSPVNNVVPFAETVAVQAQETTTVKVAYLAPHGDQSFASVAVVMQGDVIVDAQIDEFQFVEGDQWTGVPNSDAVFGESYGEGLTLISKRADSEGYSAMMADMAGSTVTYADNLDAIEEFAKGKTAAEVEEGITALNDLGEDGNVSDVVSGATLGDSAGYLQAIVDAANEGIEFTGVEADAANLELKQAVAAPHGDQSFAIVTAVVDGDTVVAASIDEFQFVEGDQWTGVPNADAAFGEGIAEGVTLVSKLENSDAYSQMMTDIAGSTVAYADNLQAIAQFAAGKTTAELDEAVAELQGLGEEGNVADVVSGSTLADTSGYLQAVVDVANQ; encoded by the coding sequence ATGAAGAAGAAATTATTACTACCATTAGTGTTGCTGTCAGCAAGTTCGATTGCTTTAGCCTTTAGTTCACCAGTGAATAATGTTGTGCCTTTTGCGGAGACAGTGGCTGTCCAAGCTCAAGAAACGACGACTGTAAAAGTTGCTTACTTAGCACCTCACGGTGACCAATCATTCGCATCGGTTGCTGTTGTTATGCAAGGTGATGTTATTGTTGATGCTCAAATCGACGAGTTCCAATTTGTAGAAGGTGACCAATGGACTGGTGTACCAAACTCAGACGCTGTATTCGGTGAAAGTTACGGAGAAGGGCTTACTTTAATTAGTAAACGCGCTGATAGCGAAGGCTATTCTGCTATGATGGCTGATATGGCTGGTTCAACTGTTACTTATGCAGATAACTTAGATGCCATTGAAGAATTCGCAAAAGGAAAAACAGCTGCAGAAGTTGAAGAAGGCATTACTGCTTTAAACGACTTAGGTGAAGATGGTAATGTATCTGACGTTGTGTCTGGTGCCACTTTAGGTGACTCTGCTGGTTACTTACAAGCGATTGTCGATGCGGCTAATGAAGGAATTGAATTTACTGGTGTTGAAGCAGATGCAGCAAACTTAGAATTAAAACAAGCTGTGGCTGCACCTCACGGTGACCAATCATTCGCTATCGTAACAGCGGTTGTTGATGGAGATACAGTTGTTGCTGCTTCAATTGACGAATTCCAATTCGTTGAAGGTGACCAATGGACTGGCGTTCCAAACGCTGATGCTGCATTTGGTGAAGGGATTGCTGAAGGCGTAACTTTAGTTTCTAAATTAGAGAACTCAGACGCTTACTCACAAATGATGACTGATATCGCTGGTTCAACAGTAGCTTACGCTGATAACTTACAAGCCATCGCACAATTCGCCGCAGGTAAAACAACGGCTGAATTAGACGAAGCTGTTGCTGAATTACAAGGTCTTGGAGAAGAAGGAAATGTTGCTGATGTTGTATCTGGTTCAACTTTAGCTGACACTTCTGGTTACTTACAAGCCGTTGTAGACGTAGCAAACCAATAA